From Motacilla alba alba isolate MOTALB_02 chromosome 9, Motacilla_alba_V1.0_pri, whole genome shotgun sequence, a single genomic window includes:
- the GPR160 gene encoding probable G-protein coupled receptor 160 has translation MAARRCENGSGQYHCTHTSQHLEISYMLVLIMLGKVFLDFFMLQIKPRSVKVSFMGYFCVSVALLDFTLLLSMCFIFCLEDFALWGVRFTAYHICLFTQITSLTYGILPYPVYLVAALDYYTIVAHTSQFPTRGRKLLYGFAVVVIWISGFFCTLQVPAVSEELEMQNSVSPSQCPLSGSWQSSSVSWAMVLLLGTALLARWKEVTTMLLSARLLSFSSQPVLMFPYAPNATTTACCKWQLLSRLLLCFLGTWAPFVVLQVVVVLLGVQIPAYVEMNVPWLCFINSFLLAAAYWCRYHAVELTEEGWCTDPFVSWKFCFMPFNNESTKPADKPGTVIVIC, from the coding sequence ATGGCTGCCAGACGCTGTGAAAACGGTTCTGGTCAGTACCACTGCACCCACACCAGCCAACATCTTGAAATCAGCTACATGCTGGTCCTGATTATGCTTGGAAAAGTCTTCCTTGATTTCTTCATGTTGCAAATTAAGCCAAGGTCTGTGAAAGTCAGTTTTATGGGATACTTCTGCGTTTCAGTGGCACTTCTCGATTtcacactgctgctgagcatgtgtttcattttctgtttggagGACTTTGCGCTCTGGGGCGTGCGATTCACGGCGTACCACATCTGCCTCTTCACCCAGATCACCTCTCTGACCTACGGCATTTTGCCTTACCCAGTGTATCTGGTGGCCGCTCTGGACTATTACACCATCGTCGCCCACACATCCCAGTTCCCTACAAGAGGTCGGAAGTTACTTTATGGATTCGCCGTGGTCGTTATATggatttctgggtttttttgcactCTCCAAGTTCCCGCTGTGtctgaagagctggaaatgcagaacagcgtttccccttcccagtgccctctctctggcagctggcagagctcctcGGTGTCGTGGgccatggtgctgctgctgggcacggCGCTCCTGGCTCGCTGGAAGGAGGTGACAACCATGCTGCTGTCTGCCCGGCTCCTCTCCTTTAGCAGCCAGCCGGTGCTGATGTTCCCCTACGCGCCTAACGCCACCACCACCGCTTGCTGTAagtggcagctcctgagcaggcTCCTCCTGTGCTTCCTTGGCACTTGGGCACCGTTTGTGGTTCTCCAGGTGGTGGTCGTGCTCCTGGGCGTGCAGATCCCAGCCTATGTGGAGATGAACgtgccctggctctgcttcaTCAACAGctttctcctggcagcagcctaTTGGTGCCGGTACCACGCTGTGGAGCTGACAGAGGAGGGGTGGTGCACAGACCCCTTTGTCAGctggaaattctgctttatGCCGTTCAACAATGAAAGCACAAAGCCAGCTGATAAGCCAGGCACAGTAATTGTCATCTGTTAA